A genomic window from Sphingobacterium sp. BN32 includes:
- a CDS encoding redoxin domain-containing protein, translating to MIKSRLVLFWICIYLIPLAVIAQGNYQINGQVISDKNITRAYLYTFDKGRKLLDSAEVKSNAFQFSGQVGKPLAASIGFKGSKRSVHFILESAQMQVRVQEDWNQPSTVIGGTQNAIKKGYELDVASFQDSMRSLGAAYEHADEEGKVKLGTQMQVWNQKVDSVRKDYLIAHPSSFAVLDIYRPYLPTLNYVELQELVDRFDKGLAYSLVYQELLGIYERKKERNLVGKQAPAIHSKTIEGKVFNLSSLKGKTVLIDFWASWCAPCRIANRKLVPTYEKYRSKGFEIVSVSMDDKYHLWKAAVEKDGIPWIQIADLIDLKSNKAAAAYHVEQLPTLFLMDENGVVIKQNMNHEELLEFLKLKYDE from the coding sequence ATGATAAAATCTAGGTTAGTTTTGTTTTGGATATGTATTTATTTGATTCCGCTCGCTGTAATCGCACAGGGAAATTATCAAATTAATGGACAGGTTATTAGTGATAAGAATATTACTCGAGCCTATCTATATACCTTCGATAAGGGTCGAAAATTATTGGACTCTGCCGAGGTTAAGAGCAATGCTTTTCAGTTTAGCGGACAAGTGGGTAAGCCCCTTGCGGCGAGTATTGGATTTAAAGGATCTAAGCGATCCGTTCATTTCATTTTAGAATCCGCACAAATGCAGGTGCGAGTACAAGAGGACTGGAATCAACCAAGCACCGTAATCGGGGGAACTCAGAATGCCATCAAGAAAGGTTATGAGCTCGACGTGGCGAGTTTTCAGGATAGTATGCGGTCGCTTGGTGCGGCCTATGAGCATGCAGACGAAGAGGGTAAAGTAAAGTTAGGGACACAAATGCAAGTTTGGAATCAGAAGGTCGATTCTGTACGTAAGGATTACTTAATTGCTCATCCGTCTTCCTTCGCGGTATTGGATATTTACAGACCTTATTTACCAACGCTAAATTATGTGGAGCTTCAGGAATTAGTTGATCGATTCGATAAGGGTTTGGCCTATTCGCTAGTCTATCAGGAATTATTAGGGATTTATGAGCGTAAAAAGGAGCGAAATCTAGTAGGTAAGCAAGCGCCTGCGATCCACAGTAAAACAATTGAGGGAAAGGTTTTCAATTTATCCTCGTTGAAAGGAAAGACGGTGCTGATTGATTTCTGGGCTTCATGGTGTGCGCCGTGTCGTATTGCAAATCGAAAACTTGTACCTACCTATGAGAAATATCGTTCAAAGGGTTTTGAGATCGTGTCGGTTTCGATGGATGACAAGTATCATTTGTGGAAGGCTGCAGTGGAAAAAGATGGTATTCCTTGGATACAGATAGCAGACTTAATTGATTTAAAATCGAATAAGGCGGCTGCAGCCTATCACGTTGAGCAATTGCCGACATTATTTTTGATGGATGAGAACGGCGTCGTGATTAAACAAAACATGAATCACGAAGAACTTTTAGAATTTTTAAAATTAAAATATGATGAATAA
- a CDS encoding tetratricopeptide repeat protein, which produces MYKMTMRVNRKINYDYKSCILTGVLSMLILGGYAQEDKKQQHKNEQVGGQVDRTQPRVMDSIEVVREYRPVLADAVKIRRTPDMKIDRATLAQELREIAASMYFSRNNYKQPYHSPLPQRYPNASRDNIDNNRIGIIAYLAGEYERAASILKKVEPTDAFYQSSLIGLGNIALKSGDKQAALVAFQKAAELNYDQEVKADGLFNYGKILYELDSVRDALQPLQEYIGLNFKDQDTEQGKETTESRIREVLTGTSNFQAGVYLLESFKNREEKAEMIYQKVTYYRGMEFYNERAFENSISMFMRSEKVPFDPEMAALATYWKAEAMYEVRKYGEAVDNFSKFLQLPAARNTSVYNYANYALAYAAFRINRYSVAAQYFERFLASEEGSLDKKIRHDVIARLGDSYLSTRNYGRANEFYSQLIKEKAPNEDYALFQQGIIKGLQGDNEGKLNTLRAVVEKFPNSNYADDVAFEIPYLSFTTGDYESAIAGLQQMIKRYPRSSYVPRALMTIGLVQYNNNDNEAAMATFQKVVKDYSTTSEAAQAMLSIENIYLDQGDATSYIHYATSNNIADLSVSEQDNLAFQAGRTLFSRGQYGPAVEAINAYFDKFPKPRQEKYARYIRGVSLYHTGHPREALHDLNIILNDWTSEYTEQTLMTVAALYLSLKEYNEAIVHLKKLELNSDYKKNYGYAVTNLMICYYEIGDFEQMENYVELIKNYDKASDAEIAAAHLYSAKAAIAKKDKATALKELNVAALKSKSAASAEARYNVAMMQYENKEYSKAQKSAFDVIENMDEQDYWVAKCFILLADTYARKGDVVQARSTLESVIENYEGDDDILPTAKARLQKLKK; this is translated from the coding sequence ATGTATAAAATGACAATGCGGGTGAATCGAAAGATTAATTATGATTATAAAAGCTGTATTTTAACAGGTGTCCTCTCCATGTTAATTTTAGGGGGCTACGCTCAGGAAGACAAAAAGCAACAGCATAAGAATGAGCAAGTAGGGGGGCAAGTGGACCGAACTCAACCTCGTGTGATGGATTCTATTGAAGTCGTACGGGAATATCGTCCAGTTCTTGCTGATGCGGTAAAGATTCGTAGAACGCCGGATATGAAGATCGATCGGGCAACGCTTGCGCAGGAATTGCGTGAGATTGCAGCGAGCATGTATTTTTCACGAAATAATTATAAACAGCCGTATCATAGTCCGCTTCCTCAGCGTTATCCCAATGCTTCGCGCGACAATATTGATAATAACCGGATTGGTATCATTGCATATTTAGCGGGTGAATATGAGAGAGCGGCGTCTATTTTGAAAAAAGTGGAACCAACAGACGCATTTTACCAGAGTTCATTAATAGGGCTAGGCAATATCGCGCTCAAAAGTGGTGATAAGCAAGCTGCTTTGGTAGCCTTTCAGAAAGCTGCCGAATTAAACTATGACCAAGAGGTAAAGGCTGACGGTCTATTCAATTATGGTAAAATTTTATATGAATTAGATTCTGTCCGCGACGCTTTACAGCCTTTGCAAGAATACATAGGATTAAATTTTAAAGATCAGGATACAGAACAAGGTAAAGAAACTACAGAGTCGAGAATTAGGGAGGTTTTAACAGGTACCAGCAATTTTCAGGCAGGGGTTTATTTGCTGGAATCCTTCAAGAATAGGGAAGAGAAGGCCGAAATGATCTATCAGAAGGTGACCTATTATCGAGGAATGGAGTTTTATAACGAGCGGGCTTTTGAAAACAGTATCTCTATGTTTATGCGTTCCGAGAAGGTTCCTTTCGATCCGGAGATGGCCGCATTAGCTACCTATTGGAAAGCAGAGGCGATGTATGAGGTTCGTAAATACGGCGAAGCAGTCGACAATTTCTCCAAGTTTCTTCAACTACCGGCCGCCCGAAATACGAGTGTTTACAATTATGCAAATTATGCCTTAGCGTATGCTGCCTTTCGTATCAATCGATATAGTGTTGCGGCGCAATATTTTGAACGTTTTTTGGCGTCGGAGGAAGGCTCTTTGGACAAGAAAATACGTCACGATGTGATAGCTCGTCTTGGTGACTCTTATCTGTCAACCCGAAATTATGGGCGTGCAAATGAGTTTTATAGTCAATTGATTAAAGAGAAAGCTCCAAATGAGGATTACGCCCTCTTTCAGCAGGGTATTATCAAAGGGCTTCAAGGTGACAATGAGGGTAAGCTCAATACGTTGCGTGCAGTGGTCGAGAAATTTCCGAATTCAAATTACGCCGATGATGTAGCTTTTGAGATCCCCTATTTGTCTTTTACAACCGGTGATTACGAGTCCGCCATCGCGGGGCTTCAGCAAATGATTAAACGTTATCCGCGAAGTAGTTATGTCCCTAGAGCATTGATGACAATCGGTCTTGTTCAATACAACAACAATGATAATGAGGCAGCTATGGCTACTTTCCAAAAAGTAGTAAAGGATTATTCAACGACGAGTGAGGCGGCGCAAGCGATGCTATCTATTGAAAATATCTATCTCGACCAAGGGGATGCAACAAGCTACATCCATTATGCTACGAGTAATAATATTGCAGATTTAAGTGTTTCGGAACAAGATAACTTAGCGTTTCAGGCCGGTCGTACTTTATTTTCTCGTGGGCAATATGGACCGGCTGTGGAAGCAATAAATGCTTATTTCGACAAGTTTCCTAAGCCGAGACAAGAGAAATATGCACGATACATTAGAGGGGTGAGCTTATATCACACAGGACATCCTCGTGAAGCTTTGCACGACTTGAATATTATTTTGAACGATTGGACGAGTGAGTATACCGAGCAAACCTTGATGACGGTCGCAGCATTGTATCTAAGTCTGAAAGAATATAACGAAGCGATTGTGCATCTTAAAAAGTTAGAACTTAATTCCGACTATAAGAAGAATTATGGCTACGCAGTGACGAATTTAATGATCTGTTATTACGAGATTGGTGATTTTGAGCAGATGGAGAATTATGTTGAACTGATCAAGAATTACGATAAAGCGTCGGATGCAGAGATCGCTGCAGCGCACCTTTATAGTGCGAAAGCCGCTATAGCGAAAAAAGACAAAGCTACTGCGCTAAAAGAGCTGAATGTAGCTGCATTGAAAAGCAAGTCAGCCGCAAGTGCCGAGGCAAGGTATAACGTAGCGATGATGCAGTACGAAAATAAGGAATACAGTAAGGCACAGAAGTCCGCATTTGATGTCATTGAGAATATGGATGAGCAGGATTATTGGGTTGCAAAGTGTTTTATTTTGCTAGCAGATACTTATGCTCGAAAAGGGGATGTTGTGCAGGCGAGAAGTACCTTAGAGAGTGTGATTGAGAATTATGAGGGTGACGATGATATATTACCAACTGCAAAAGCTCGTTTGCAAAAATTAAAGAAGTAG
- a CDS encoding DUF5689 domain-containing protein: protein MKPIYIFQKMTLLVGICLIMILTACEKEIKITGVASPIISLNDLRALFKGSAITLSESNMQGATSITGVVISDPANKNEPDGLVILQSFKRKILRGIALELGADSKNFQMGDSVIVNVSGKILDKKDGLTQILGLKASDITKVSTENAQKINFSATTFSDLFNNKEEFESTLVSVKSAIAPDGRFSGTVNLSDWSNELRLITRPEASFASLTVPSYADYTGILLNDNQENPYLMLRSKSDYAAQDLEPYRPKELYANFPEGWEKVVGTRKTSFTSAYEKYLSGEWYLENSRSLTSSGFLNISGSYGMMSQGAKESSVTMNFNLPFGASRLTFIYGAATATDNVFPIVLHAEYSQDSGKTWTQIGDDLVISELNNKYIFDQQLNLKGGIRFRIRKDNSEKRITIDDIAVYQN from the coding sequence ATGAAACCAATATATATTTTTCAAAAAATGACGCTACTGGTTGGGATTTGCCTGATCATGATACTCACAGCATGTGAAAAAGAAATAAAAATTACGGGGGTTGCAAGTCCTATTATTTCACTAAACGACCTTCGTGCTCTTTTCAAGGGATCCGCAATTACGCTCAGCGAAAGCAATATGCAGGGGGCAACATCGATTACCGGCGTGGTTATTTCAGACCCTGCGAACAAGAATGAGCCGGATGGCTTAGTGATCCTACAAAGTTTCAAGAGAAAAATCCTAAGAGGAATCGCTTTAGAATTGGGTGCCGACAGTAAAAACTTTCAAATGGGGGATTCAGTTATCGTCAATGTGAGTGGCAAAATACTCGACAAGAAGGATGGATTAACGCAGATCCTAGGATTAAAAGCTTCCGATATTACAAAAGTGTCGACAGAAAATGCTCAGAAAATCAACTTCTCTGCAACTACATTTTCAGACCTCTTTAACAATAAAGAAGAATTCGAAAGCACCCTAGTATCCGTCAAGAGTGCCATCGCCCCGGATGGACGTTTTTCCGGAACAGTGAACCTCAGCGATTGGTCGAATGAATTACGCTTAATAACACGTCCGGAAGCTAGTTTCGCCTCTTTGACCGTCCCTAGCTATGCCGATTACACAGGTATTCTTCTAAACGATAACCAAGAAAATCCATACCTGATGCTTCGAAGCAAAAGCGACTATGCGGCACAAGATTTGGAACCATATCGACCAAAGGAGCTATATGCAAACTTCCCTGAAGGATGGGAAAAAGTGGTGGGAACTAGAAAAACATCATTTACTTCCGCATATGAGAAATACTTAAGCGGTGAGTGGTATTTGGAAAACTCGCGAAGCCTAACATCTAGTGGTTTCCTAAATATTTCCGGATCGTACGGAATGATGAGTCAGGGAGCCAAAGAAAGCTCCGTGACAATGAACTTCAACTTGCCATTTGGTGCATCTAGACTAACATTTATATACGGTGCAGCGACAGCAACTGATAATGTATTCCCAATCGTTCTACACGCAGAGTATTCGCAAGATTCAGGAAAGACTTGGACTCAAATTGGTGACGATTTAGTCATCTCCGAGCTTAATAATAAATATATTTTTGATCAGCAACTAAATTTAAAAGGCGGCATAAGATTTAGAATACGAAAAGACAACTCAGAAAAAAGGATAACCATAGACGACATAGCCGTTTATCAAAATTAA
- a CDS encoding RagB/SusD family nutrient uptake outer membrane protein: MKRIYLAFVLLAASLSSCQKYLDIRPKGKFIPQTIQDYEELSSNPSYAGNGNAYLERLSDGIYLPQAVVNSGMNGVGSKTYIWAPEYYLETESDRTWNDNYNNIFNANIILQDIDGVEDGTQERKNLVKGNALCNRAQAYMNLILFYAPTYNESTAASELGVPLVKIPDLEAKSSRATVKEVYDQIISDLTTALPLLPDKPKNVYRQSKGVANGLLARLYLNMGQYEKALSHANEALKTNNTIFDFNEYRFINPDRPALGIANRALAQVHPEMISYMTTSFGSILTGSFIDPDLLNQFDPKDLRLKFGWSKTDRTGVPVKEPYPQYINTDLNYNIAVPEMMLIAAECQARLNQKDQALKLLNTLRAKRFTKEDFKAVEAATAEDALKLVIRERRIELFGKGLRWFDMKRLDKDTRFAKTYKRANAGQTYTLAPGSSHFVAQIPGLVMKLNPNIVPNPR; encoded by the coding sequence ATGAAAAGAATATATTTAGCATTTGTACTTCTGGCGGCGTCTTTAAGTAGTTGCCAAAAATACCTGGATATCCGTCCTAAAGGAAAGTTTATTCCTCAGACTATCCAAGATTATGAGGAGTTGTCATCAAATCCATCCTATGCTGGAAATGGCAATGCCTATTTAGAGCGTCTTTCTGACGGTATCTATCTCCCGCAGGCTGTTGTCAATAGCGGCATGAATGGCGTAGGTTCTAAAACTTATATATGGGCGCCGGAATATTACTTAGAGACAGAGAGCGACCGTACATGGAATGATAATTATAACAATATTTTCAACGCCAATATCATCTTGCAAGATATTGATGGCGTTGAAGATGGTACGCAAGAGCGTAAGAACCTGGTGAAAGGGAATGCACTTTGCAATAGAGCGCAGGCCTACATGAATCTTATACTTTTTTATGCGCCTACTTACAATGAAAGTACAGCGGCTTCTGAGCTAGGAGTACCCTTAGTGAAGATTCCGGACCTGGAAGCCAAATCGAGCAGAGCTACAGTAAAAGAAGTATATGATCAAATTATTAGTGACCTAACGACCGCGTTGCCTCTTCTTCCAGACAAACCGAAGAATGTATATCGCCAAAGTAAAGGCGTTGCGAACGGACTTCTTGCTCGCCTGTATCTTAATATGGGACAGTATGAAAAGGCATTGTCTCATGCAAATGAAGCATTGAAAACAAACAATACCATTTTTGATTTCAATGAATACAGATTTATTAATCCAGATCGTCCGGCTTTAGGGATTGCTAATCGTGCGCTCGCTCAAGTGCATCCGGAGATGATATCTTATATGACCACTTCATTTGGTAGCATTTTGACGGGTAGTTTCATCGATCCCGATTTGTTAAATCAATTCGATCCGAAAGATCTTCGCCTTAAATTTGGTTGGTCAAAAACGGACCGCACCGGTGTTCCGGTTAAGGAGCCTTATCCACAATATATCAATACTGACCTGAACTATAATATCGCCGTTCCAGAGATGATGTTGATTGCTGCAGAGTGCCAAGCGCGATTGAATCAAAAGGATCAGGCACTAAAGCTGCTGAATACCTTAAGGGCAAAACGTTTTACGAAGGAGGATTTCAAAGCAGTTGAAGCAGCCACAGCAGAAGATGCATTAAAATTAGTGATTAGAGAGCGCAGAATAGAGTTGTTTGGTAAAGGTTTGCGTTGGTTCGACATGAAGCGATTGGACAAAGATACTCGTTTTGCAAAAACCTATAAGCGTGCTAATGCCGGACAAACTTATACCTTGGCTCCAGGATCCTCGCATTTCGTTGCTCAGATTCCAGGTTTGGTCATGAAATTAAATCCTAATATTGTTCCAAATCCTAGATAA
- a CDS encoding SusC/RagA family TonB-linked outer membrane protein, which produces MKHFTNYKTWGGLDYLFVKKAAMVLLIAGLFQSNLALAFGQDLKVHAKQERLSQIFEKLKKENGYHFFWEGKDFSNMLVNVSVVGNIEEVLAALFKDLPVEYRLHKKTVIIRVDNAKLSQAASAQQQLVRGRVIDEEGNPMVGATVRYSHSGTYHTLATGSKGEFEFPSSSFPVHIMITNLGFRPQEYSIASANDANLIQLLRNNEVIEDVDIVYTGYQALKKESSSGSSSGLSKEFILERNNNSLDRILENAIPGLNTYTTPDGKTDMRVRGGSSLRAGTNPLIVVDGFPSEIMPDVNEIENITVLKDAAAAAIWGSQAANGVIVITTSKGKAGKPVIQYSGNLRVESRPDYTALQRASAADVIDYEKEQYDKGYIMAPIFDNSSTGYSQSIGIFNDYDRKDIDLAERDKRLGLLAGLDNQSQVNDLLLRQAINQKHFLSISGGSDRFSYYSGFNFAQDLAGTKGTQAKSTLVTNRLSYQLANFLTLRSNISMDYNWGNQGINNLAGEIRALQPYQMLLDEHGNPINNYFGYNKVENDRLLGLGYLDHGVNLLTDNDLANNKSTGFGIRSIFGMDWKLMKGLRLTNDLVYERLNGRQRNLYNQDSYFTRSLVNRFTAYDDAAKGYVKHIPYGDILDLNYTNAKRMASRNQLNYENTFAERHYLNVIAGADISKRITDNGSQRMLGFNDELYSSQDIDAKKLALGVKDWEDRTQRYVAADYNKLAYLENREYSFYSSLAYTYDHRYTFTGSYRNDYSNLFGADPKLRRTPLWSIGGKWLVHNEAFFNNEWISELSLRSTIGVTGNFDRNNSTTTFLTATRFFNNIANDFVARLQTPPNPKLRWESSRTFNAGLDLGLLANRFVINLDYYNKFSYDLLGSQELDPTVGLTNAYVNAAELSNKGVELGIQANILQNRPFEWSSQLNFAYNKSKVISNKITDTNPRLNRPKDVVPFLEGYERESLWSYRWAGLDEKGRPQTYGADGEKVLVPVEESLELNGTTRPRYSGSFNNTLRYKGFNLSIFTVFNFGQVARMEMPDMYGYVWDSSYNNKIAKRWRQPGDEHKTDIPAIPVMEDFYELADDYTRLATLSSNSVFDASFLRVREIQLGYTLSDSQFLKSLPFKSVRAVLQVNNVFLWKANKSGLDPEAVVNRMYYLPEPMVYTFGLNLTL; this is translated from the coding sequence ATGAAGCATTTTACTAATTACAAAACCTGGGGAGGTTTAGACTATCTCTTTGTCAAAAAAGCAGCAATGGTATTGCTCATTGCAGGCTTGTTTCAAAGCAATTTAGCATTAGCATTTGGGCAGGATTTAAAGGTTCATGCCAAGCAAGAACGATTGAGCCAAATATTTGAAAAGCTCAAGAAGGAAAATGGATATCATTTTTTCTGGGAAGGGAAAGACTTCTCCAATATGCTAGTCAATGTTTCCGTTGTTGGCAATATCGAGGAAGTATTGGCTGCATTGTTTAAAGACTTGCCCGTTGAATACCGATTGCACAAGAAAACGGTGATAATTCGTGTCGACAATGCGAAGCTATCCCAAGCGGCAAGCGCTCAACAACAGCTGGTGAGAGGTCGTGTTATCGATGAAGAAGGCAATCCTATGGTAGGCGCCACAGTGCGCTATAGCCATTCGGGGACCTATCATACCCTCGCGACAGGTTCAAAAGGAGAATTCGAGTTTCCTTCAAGCTCGTTCCCTGTCCATATCATGATTACGAACTTGGGTTTTAGACCCCAAGAGTATAGTATAGCATCCGCTAACGATGCGAATCTGATACAGTTGCTTAGAAATAACGAAGTGATTGAGGATGTCGATATTGTATATACGGGTTATCAGGCTCTTAAAAAGGAAAGTTCCTCCGGCTCTAGCAGTGGGCTTTCAAAGGAATTCATTTTGGAACGGAATAACAACTCCTTAGATCGTATTCTAGAGAATGCAATTCCAGGTCTGAACACTTATACCACGCCCGATGGAAAGACGGATATGCGTGTACGTGGGGGTAGCTCATTGCGCGCGGGGACTAATCCATTGATCGTCGTGGATGGTTTTCCTAGCGAAATTATGCCTGATGTCAATGAAATTGAAAACATTACGGTGTTAAAGGATGCGGCTGCTGCCGCAATTTGGGGCTCGCAGGCTGCAAACGGTGTAATCGTTATTACAACGAGCAAGGGGAAAGCGGGAAAACCGGTAATCCAATATTCAGGAAATTTGCGTGTAGAATCAAGACCGGATTATACGGCATTGCAAAGAGCAAGTGCCGCGGATGTTATTGATTATGAGAAAGAGCAATATGATAAAGGGTATATCATGGCGCCTATTTTTGATAATTCTTCCACGGGATATTCTCAATCCATAGGAATTTTCAACGATTATGATCGGAAAGACATTGATTTAGCAGAACGCGATAAGCGATTGGGGCTATTAGCAGGCTTAGATAATCAGTCGCAAGTAAATGATCTATTGTTGCGTCAAGCAATCAATCAGAAGCACTTTCTATCCATCAGCGGCGGTTCCGACCGTTTCTCTTACTATTCGGGATTTAACTTCGCGCAGGATTTAGCGGGGACAAAAGGTACTCAAGCGAAGAGCACATTAGTGACTAACAGACTGTCATACCAGCTTGCCAATTTCCTTACGCTAAGAAGCAATATATCCATGGATTATAATTGGGGAAATCAGGGGATAAATAATCTTGCGGGCGAAATTCGGGCATTGCAACCTTATCAAATGTTACTGGATGAACATGGAAATCCCATCAACAATTACTTCGGATACAACAAGGTTGAAAACGACCGTTTATTAGGTTTAGGTTATTTGGATCATGGCGTCAATTTATTAACAGATAATGACTTGGCAAACAATAAATCTACCGGTTTTGGCATTCGTAGTATTTTCGGGATGGATTGGAAGCTGATGAAAGGCTTGCGACTGACGAATGATTTGGTTTATGAACGTTTGAACGGCAGACAGCGAAATCTTTACAATCAAGATTCTTATTTTACGAGAAGCTTAGTCAATAGATTTACTGCATATGATGACGCTGCAAAAGGCTATGTAAAACATATTCCATACGGTGATATCCTCGATTTAAACTATACTAACGCTAAGCGTATGGCGTCGCGTAATCAATTAAACTATGAAAATACTTTTGCGGAGCGTCATTATTTGAATGTAATTGCTGGGGCGGATATTAGTAAGCGAATTACCGATAATGGAAGCCAACGAATGTTGGGTTTCAATGATGAGTTATACAGTTCGCAGGATATTGATGCGAAAAAACTGGCATTGGGTGTTAAAGACTGGGAAGACCGAACACAGCGCTATGTTGCAGCAGACTATAACAAATTAGCTTATTTGGAAAACAGAGAGTATTCGTTCTATTCCTCTTTGGCCTATACCTATGATCATCGCTATACCTTTACGGGTAGTTATAGAAATGATTATTCGAATTTATTCGGTGCAGACCCTAAGCTAAGGAGAACCCCTTTATGGAGTATCGGTGGTAAATGGTTAGTACACAACGAAGCTTTCTTTAACAATGAATGGATTTCGGAATTGAGCCTTCGTTCGACTATCGGTGTTACGGGTAACTTCGACCGTAACAATTCCACAACGACATTTCTTACGGCTACACGCTTTTTCAATAATATTGCTAATGATTTTGTTGCGAGACTTCAAACTCCTCCAAATCCGAAGCTGCGCTGGGAGAGCTCGCGTACCTTTAATGCGGGCTTAGATCTAGGCCTCTTAGCGAATCGTTTTGTAATCAATTTAGATTATTACAATAAATTCAGCTACGATTTACTTGGCAGTCAGGAGTTAGATCCTACCGTTGGTTTAACGAATGCCTACGTGAATGCTGCAGAGCTATCGAATAAGGGTGTTGAGCTTGGTATTCAGGCTAATATTCTTCAAAACCGTCCGTTCGAATGGTCGAGCCAATTGAATTTTGCTTACAATAAAAGCAAAGTGATCTCTAATAAAATTACCGATACGAATCCTAGGCTAAATCGTCCGAAGGATGTAGTCCCATTCTTGGAGGGATATGAGCGGGAGTCGCTATGGAGTTACCGCTGGGCTGGATTGGACGAGAAGGGAAGACCACAGACTTATGGAGCTGACGGGGAGAAGGTACTTGTGCCAGTAGAAGAGTCTTTAGAGTTAAATGGTACAACAAGACCACGTTATAGCGGATCATTTAATAACACTTTGAGATATAAGGGATTTAACCTATCCATCTTTACTGTATTTAACTTCGGACAAGTTGCTCGCATGGAAATGCCAGACATGTATGGTTATGTTTGGGATAGCTCTTATAATAATAAAATTGCCAAACGTTGGAGACAACCGGGCGATGAGCACAAAACAGATATCCCGGCCATCCCTGTGATGGAAGATTTTTATGAACTTGCCGATGACTACACCCGATTGGCGACACTTTCCAGCAACTCGGTTTTCGATGCTTCTTTCTTAAGAGTAAGAGAAATTCAACTAGGTTATACTTTGAGCGATTCTCAATTCTTGAAAAGCCTTCCTTTCAAATCCGTTCGCGCAGTGTTGCAAGTGAATAATGTGTTTCTCTGGAAAGCTAATAAATCGGGTCTCGATCCGGAGGCTGTTGTTAATAGGATGTACTATTTACCAGAGCCCATGGTTTATACATTTGGACTTAACCTAACTCTTTAA
- a CDS encoding TlpA disulfide reductase family protein: MMNKQSIICGMLGLALFTSAHGQEKSVEISGQIKGVGNAEIRVLDPVRGEIKRFNASQDNFKIHLPVYTNDQRFYTLHLPSLGDMGPSMKTPALFFMVDNDPIDIQAHIEDGSLKTDTIIGANDLNAFNSTYKQLKSTGKLMQASEEYNKAFNAYNNVAQTEENLQALKAVGEKIEAIYTEQGEEITELIASNPKSLTIATLASQYTAPDMTVDAIAEFLSQFDQGVVAQSFYLKELQTKLAKVSQLEVGQQAPDFSIKGIDQKTIKLSDFKGKYVLLDFWASWCGPCRREMPHVKAAYEQFKGNNFQVFAVSIDRDAAAWKKALAEDKMPFVHALDAKGKESVSDLYMVKAIPTNFLLDAKGKIIAKNLRGEELSKFLATQL; encoded by the coding sequence ATGATGAATAAGCAATCTATAATATGCGGTATGTTGGGCTTAGCACTTTTTACCAGTGCGCATGGTCAGGAAAAATCGGTAGAAATTAGCGGACAAATTAAGGGGGTTGGGAATGCCGAGATTAGAGTCTTAGATCCCGTGAGAGGTGAGATCAAGCGTTTTAATGCTTCGCAAGATAATTTTAAAATCCATCTGCCTGTATATACAAACGACCAACGATTCTATACTTTACATTTACCTTCATTAGGGGATATGGGTCCATCGATGAAGACCCCAGCATTATTTTTTATGGTCGACAATGATCCCATCGATATACAGGCGCATATCGAAGACGGGAGTCTGAAGACGGATACGATCATAGGGGCGAATGATTTGAATGCATTTAATTCGACCTATAAGCAATTGAAGAGCACTGGAAAGCTTATGCAGGCTAGTGAGGAGTATAATAAAGCGTTCAATGCTTATAACAATGTGGCGCAAACAGAAGAGAATTTGCAAGCATTGAAGGCAGTGGGCGAGAAAATTGAAGCAATTTATACCGAGCAGGGGGAGGAAATCACTGAACTAATCGCATCGAATCCGAAGTCTTTAACGATTGCTACCTTAGCGAGTCAATATACGGCGCCGGATATGACAGTAGATGCGATTGCTGAATTTCTTTCTCAATTCGATCAGGGTGTCGTAGCGCAAAGCTTCTACTTGAAAGAGCTGCAAACCAAGTTAGCAAAAGTGAGTCAATTGGAAGTAGGGCAACAGGCGCCAGATTTTTCAATAAAGGGAATCGATCAGAAAACTATCAAATTGAGCGATTTCAAAGGTAAATATGTTTTGTTAGACTTTTGGGCTTCCTGGTGCGGTCCTTGTCGGCGTGAAATGCCTCATGTGAAAGCCGCTTATGAGCAGTTCAAAGGAAATAACTTTCAAGTGTTTGCAGTTTCGATTGATCGGGATGCTGCAGCTTGGAAAAAAGCGCTAGCAGAGGATAAAATGCCATTTGTTCATGCGCTGGATGCTAAAGGAAAAGAAAGCGTAAGTGATTTATATATGGTTAAAGCGATTCCGACAAACTTTTTGTTGGATGCAAAGGGTAAGATTATCGCAAAGAATTTGAGAGGGGAGGAGCTGAGCAAGTTTCTAGCGACACAGCTGTAA